A part of Saccharomonospora amisosensis genomic DNA contains:
- a CDS encoding MFS transporter: MAVTTQGGPEAAGRVHTAAFWLVAVALFLLMFAASAPSPLYVVYQRMWGFTPATLTAVFAVYVLGLLVMLVSAGALSDYVGRKPVLVSAIVAEAGSMLLFVLASDVGWLYAARILQGLATGAATGAISAALIDLERKPGTGALVNSATPTAGLAVGALGVGLLVQFAPAPTKLVYILLLVAFIGTVIALLFIPEPVRRKPGALRSLRPRLGVPPGKLRAFLVALPSLVVPWMLGGLYLSLGRSLVVDILGIANPVAGGLVVFLLTGTGAVASVLARNWAPQAAMTVGASALAIGVAAVLIALAVAFAPLFFAATVLGGFGFGVTFLGAFRTATGLAEPGGRAALVATIYTACYLSFSLPSLAAGLAATHVGLPATATWYGLMVITFAVVAIVARRFSQRVR; the protein is encoded by the coding sequence ATGGCGGTCACCACGCAAGGCGGACCCGAGGCGGCGGGAAGGGTGCACACGGCCGCGTTCTGGCTGGTCGCGGTAGCGCTGTTCCTGCTCATGTTCGCCGCGAGCGCGCCCTCGCCGCTATACGTCGTTTACCAGCGGATGTGGGGCTTCACGCCCGCGACGCTGACCGCGGTTTTCGCCGTGTACGTGCTCGGCCTGCTGGTCATGCTGGTGTCGGCCGGTGCGCTGTCGGACTACGTCGGCCGCAAACCAGTGCTGGTCAGCGCCATCGTCGCCGAAGCGGGCAGCATGCTGCTGTTCGTGCTCGCCAGCGATGTCGGTTGGCTGTACGCGGCGCGGATTCTGCAGGGCCTCGCCACCGGTGCGGCGACAGGAGCCATCAGCGCGGCACTGATCGACCTCGAGCGCAAACCGGGTACGGGCGCGCTGGTGAACAGCGCGACACCCACCGCGGGCCTTGCCGTCGGCGCACTTGGGGTGGGGTTGCTCGTACAGTTCGCTCCCGCCCCGACGAAGCTGGTGTACATCCTGCTGCTGGTGGCGTTCATCGGCACGGTCATAGCGCTGCTGTTCATCCCGGAACCCGTGCGTCGAAAGCCCGGCGCGCTGCGTTCGCTTCGCCCTCGGCTCGGGGTTCCACCCGGCAAACTGCGTGCTTTCCTTGTGGCGCTGCCCTCGCTGGTGGTGCCGTGGATGCTCGGTGGCCTCTACCTGTCGCTCGGCCGCTCGCTCGTGGTCGACATTCTCGGCATCGCCAACCCGGTGGCGGGCGGGCTCGTCGTGTTCCTGCTCACCGGCACCGGTGCGGTGGCGTCCGTGCTGGCGAGGAACTGGGCACCGCAGGCCGCGATGACCGTGGGCGCGAGCGCGCTGGCGATCGGTGTGGCCGCGGTGCTGATCGCGCTCGCGGTGGCCTTCGCGCCGCTGTTCTTCGCCGCCACCGTACTTGGCGGGTTCGGCTTCGGTGTCACGTTCCTCGGCGCGTTCCGCACCGCCACCGGACTGGCCGAGCCCGGTGGCAGGGCCGCGCTCGTGGCGACCATCTACACGGCCTGCTACCTGTCCTTCAGCCTGCCCTCGCTCGCGGCCGGGCTCGCGGCCACCCACGTCGGCCTTCCGGCGACGGCCACCTGGTACGGGCTCATGGTGATCACCTTTGCGGTCGTCGCGATCGTGGCGAGGCGGTTCTCCCAGAGGGTACGGTAG
- a CDS encoding CoA-binding protein, producing the protein MESMDAELDVEAVRILREFSTIAVVGCSRDPAKAAHSVPAAMQAAGFRIIPVNPVADTLLGERVYRDLTDLDGPVDVVEVFRPGREAPAIAEQAVRIGAKALWLQQGITSSRAREIAREAGLAYVENRCMAVVRAVNGIRKDAG; encoded by the coding sequence CTTCGCGAGTTCAGCACCATCGCGGTGGTCGGTTGCAGCAGGGACCCGGCCAAGGCCGCGCATTCGGTACCCGCCGCGATGCAGGCCGCGGGTTTTCGGATCATCCCCGTCAACCCGGTAGCCGACACCCTGCTGGGCGAGCGCGTGTATCGCGACCTCACCGACCTCGACGGGCCGGTGGATGTAGTGGAGGTGTTCCGGCCGGGAAGGGAAGCGCCCGCGATCGCTGAGCAGGCGGTGCGGATCGGGGCCAAGGCATTGTGGCTGCAACAGGGCATCACCTCCTCCCGAGCCCGTGAGATCGCGCGAGAGGCGGGGCTGGCCTACGTCGAAAACCGCTGCATGGCCGTGGTGCGCGCCGTCAACGGCATCCGCAAGGACGCCGGGTAG